A section of the Veillonella criceti genome encodes:
- a CDS encoding CoB--CoM heterodisulfide reductase iron-sulfur subunit B family protein, whose translation MKYAFFPGCVLEGAAKEDFIATVAVAKKLGIQIEELEGWTCCGASHVQDVDPLAVLATNARNIALAEAQGVQLMTVCNTCTLMLREAKNELDRDETQRARVNNILGQAGLKYKGTSDVTHFLWVLIRDYGLNNLKAKVVKPLSGLRVAEYYGCHLLRPAEETGFEDFQIPTSLADVIKAIGATPIDFSRKLDCCGFHAVYPAHDSVMQMTGSINADAAKEGADCVVTPCPLCQMQLDMFQKEAKQYVPNDKDMPIIHMSQLIGLALGISPAELGMTKRHMTSTVALNRFVGA comes from the coding sequence ATGAAATACGCATTTTTCCCTGGTTGTGTACTTGAAGGTGCCGCCAAAGAAGATTTTATCGCCACTGTTGCGGTTGCTAAAAAATTAGGCATTCAAATTGAAGAATTAGAAGGTTGGACTTGCTGCGGTGCGTCTCATGTTCAAGACGTTGATCCATTAGCAGTTCTTGCTACGAATGCTCGTAATATTGCTTTAGCTGAAGCACAAGGCGTTCAGTTAATGACAGTTTGTAACACTTGTACGTTGATGCTTCGTGAAGCTAAAAACGAACTTGATCGTGACGAAACTCAACGCGCTCGCGTTAACAATATTTTAGGTCAAGCTGGCTTAAAATATAAAGGTACTAGCGATGTAACTCATTTCTTATGGGTATTGATTCGCGACTATGGTTTGAACAACCTTAAAGCTAAAGTTGTAAAACCTTTAAGTGGTCTTCGTGTAGCTGAATACTATGGTTGCCATCTTCTTCGTCCAGCTGAAGAAACTGGTTTTGAAGATTTCCAAATCCCAACTAGCTTAGCGGATGTAATTAAAGCTATTGGTGCTACACCAATTGATTTCTCCCGTAAACTTGATTGCTGTGGTTTCCATGCTGTATATCCAGCTCATGATTCTGTAATGCAGATGACTGGTTCCATCAATGCTGATGCAGCTAAAGAAGGGGCTGACTGTGTAGTAACACCTTGCCCACTTTGTCAAATGCAGCTTGATATGTTCCAAAAAGAAGCAAAACAATACGTTCCAAACGACAAAGATATGCCTATCATTCATATGAGCCAATTAATTGGTTTAGCTTTAGGCATTAGCCCTGCTGAACTTGGTATGACTAAACGTCATATGACTAGCACTGTTGCTTTGAACCGTTTTGTAGGTGCATAA
- a CDS encoding lactate utilization protein, with protein MANTETTIHAIVHPDLSETPIDINKTLANLKRNNFVPHYFETGAEAVEYLKSRIQNKRVAIGDSRTLQELQVFEALEPQNKEITDIHRPLEGETFRQTALRTMQRDVFLTSVNALAQTGEMVNIDGTGNRVACSLFGSEEVFFVLGINKITPDLSSAIYRARNVAAPQNVVKNKKYSKNPCALRQDKCYDCASPDRICNALTIYYKKMRNMDTMEIIIINEELGF; from the coding sequence ATGGCTAATACAGAAACAACAATTCACGCAATCGTTCATCCCGATTTATCGGAGACCCCTATTGATATAAATAAAACACTAGCAAACTTAAAACGCAATAATTTTGTACCTCACTATTTTGAAACCGGCGCTGAAGCGGTTGAATATTTAAAATCGCGTATTCAAAATAAACGCGTTGCCATTGGTGATTCTCGAACCTTACAGGAACTACAAGTCTTTGAGGCCCTAGAACCGCAAAATAAAGAAATTACAGATATTCATCGCCCACTAGAAGGTGAAACCTTCCGCCAAACTGCATTGCGTACCATGCAACGAGATGTTTTTTTGACCTCTGTTAATGCATTAGCACAGACTGGCGAAATGGTCAATATTGATGGTACCGGCAATCGTGTAGCCTGCTCGCTCTTTGGTTCTGAAGAAGTATTCTTTGTCTTAGGAATTAATAAAATCACCCCTGATTTAAGTTCTGCTATTTATCGTGCGCGTAATGTAGCAGCTCCACAAAATGTTGTGAAAAACAAAAAATATTCTAAAAATCCTTGTGCCCTTCGTCAAGATAAATGCTATGACTGTGCCTCCCCAGATCGTATTTGTAACGCCTTAACAATTTATTATAAAAAGATGCGCAATATGGATACCATGGAAATTATTATTATTAATGAAGAATTAGGATTTTAA